One stretch of Monomorium pharaonis isolate MP-MQ-018 chromosome 10, ASM1337386v2, whole genome shotgun sequence DNA includes these proteins:
- the LOC105831679 gene encoding 28S ribosomal protein S22, mitochondrial has product MLSRHTSKLLRYSYSRPISHCRGFVSANVETDPVERDPALFFFKEEVQTCLRTLTAVDYNKVFRNRKDGHKLEPPQLKFLTDEELQKAIEAAKRRAEKYLQMPPVVKTRVDQTALLDEDVALEGHNTAKYVFTDITYGLKDRKRFIVIREPNGTLRHATWEERDRMIQTFFPRPGKKLRKPRMFEGEYLKDLLNRNEYEFILDRACVQFEPDDPNYQAITREVYEHINAERRFDLLRSTRHFGPMVFHLVWTSNIDNLLCEMIETGRVKDAALLIRLCHIINPTSKSAVEPCEHTDDVQFIMHYANLENLPKRDRIQKLLQSYKELQRENEILIEGIKQAHGISSEADKV; this is encoded by the exons ATGCTTTCACGACACACAAGTAAACTTTTGCGTTACTCATATTCACGTCCAATCTCGCATTGCCGTGGATTCGTCTCGGCGAACGTTGAAACAG ATCCAGTGGAAAGAGATCCAGCATTGTTCTTCTTCAAAGAAGAAGTTCAGACGTGTCTCAGAACGTTGACGGCAGTGGACTACAACAAAGTCTTTCGGAACCGTAAGGACGGACACAAACTCGAGCCACCACAGTTAAAATTTCTGACGGATGAGGAGCTCCAGAAAGCTATAGAAGCGGCAAAACGTAGAGCGGAGAAGTACTTGCAAATGCCGCCGGTAGTAAAAACGCGAGTAGATCAAACTGCGCTGTTAGACGAAGATGTTGCGTTGGAAGGTCACAATACCGCCAAATACGTATTCACTGACATCACGTATGGTCTTAAGGacagaaaaagatttatagtGATCAGAGAACCGAACGGCACATTAAGACACGCCACTTGGGAGGAGCGGGATAGAATGATACAAACTTTCTTTCCAAGACCAGGAAAGAAACTGCGAAAACCAAGGATGTTTGAGGGTGAATATCTGAAA GATTTATTGAATCGCAACGAATATGAGTTCATACTTGATCGCGCGTGCGTGCAATTCGAGCCAGACGACCCGAATTACCAAGCGATTACCCGAGAAGTCTACGAGCACATAAACGCCGAGAGGCGTTTCGATCTCTTGAGGTCCACGCGTCACTTCGGGCCAATGGTATTTCACCTAGTGTGGACGAGTAACATCGACAACCTTCTGTGCGAGATGATCGAAACCGGTCGCGTCAAGGATGCCGCGTTGCTAATACGTCTGTGTCATATTATTAATCCGACGAGCAAGTCGGCAGTTGAACCGTGCGAGCACACAGACGACGTGCAATTCATTATGCATTACGCGAACTTAGAAAATTTGCCAAAAAGAGATAGGATTCAGAAGCTCCTGCAATCGTACAAAGAATTGCAACgggaaaatgaaattttgatagAAGGTATAAAACAGGCGCACGGCATTTCTTCGGAAGCAGATAAagtgtaa